In the Methylomonas rhizoryzae genome, one interval contains:
- a CDS encoding AAA family ATPase: MTANHFKFTGQGPVTQPDDGNWQRLLPRPLAPLDDPADYHLADQGLIEAVNTALLLGMPLLLTGEPGVGKTQLAHRIAYELGCQTIEFAVKSTSSAQDLFYSIDHLRRLHAAQAKKDMGKSRGGYSRTLHALQAKKDTDIDVRRFLHFDGLGLAILRAMPSSTLLALRLGKHAWPDRPEPLPRQPSVVLIDEIDKAPSDFCNDMLEEVRRLQFKVPELGDQVFSIYADSKRPDKDEAKFRPQIVITSNSEKGLPEPFLRRCVYYHMQPPNPDQLQSIVNKRLDNSTHPQAVTLSPEARHHSIAFFQFLKDAERVSLEKPPSTAELLNWLLILDHHGAGAAAKSQETKLWKTLAKSSLLKHKDDAARFDDLIAQWRSAT; encoded by the coding sequence ATGACAGCTAATCACTTCAAATTCACCGGCCAAGGCCCTGTCACTCAACCCGACGACGGCAATTGGCAACGGCTGCTGCCCCGTCCGCTGGCGCCGCTGGACGATCCCGCAGACTATCACTTAGCTGATCAAGGCCTGATCGAAGCGGTCAACACCGCCTTGCTGCTTGGCATGCCTTTGCTGCTAACCGGCGAGCCGGGCGTCGGCAAAACCCAATTGGCCCATCGCATCGCTTACGAGTTGGGCTGTCAAACCATCGAATTTGCGGTCAAGTCCACTAGCAGCGCGCAGGATTTGTTTTACAGCATCGACCATCTGCGCCGCTTGCACGCGGCGCAGGCGAAAAAAGACATGGGCAAAAGCAGGGGCGGATATTCCCGTACCTTGCACGCGCTGCAGGCGAAAAAAGACACGGACATCGACGTGCGCCGGTTCTTGCATTTCGACGGCCTGGGCCTGGCGATTTTGCGGGCCATGCCCTCGTCCACCCTGCTAGCCTTGCGGCTGGGCAAACACGCTTGGCCGGATCGGCCCGAACCGTTGCCGCGTCAGCCGTCGGTGGTGTTGATCGACGAAATCGACAAGGCCCCGTCCGATTTTTGCAACGACATGCTGGAAGAAGTGCGCCGCCTGCAATTCAAGGTACCGGAGCTGGGCGACCAAGTATTCTCGATCTATGCCGATAGCAAGCGTCCGGACAAGGACGAGGCCAAATTCCGCCCGCAAATCGTCATTACCAGCAATTCGGAAAAAGGTTTGCCGGAGCCGTTTCTACGCCGTTGCGTGTATTACCACATGCAGCCGCCCAACCCCGATCAATTGCAGAGCATCGTAAACAAGCGTCTGGATAACTCGACACACCCACAAGCAGTCACCTTAAGCCCGGAAGCCCGTCACCATAGCATCGCTTTTTTCCAATTTTTGAAAGACGCCGAGCGCGTCAGCCTGGAAAAGCCGCCGTCAACCGCCGAGCTGTTGAACTGGTTGCTGATACTCGACCATCACGGTGCCGGCGCTGCGGCAAAAAGCCAAGAAACCAAATTGTGGAAAACCCTGGCTAAATCCAGCCTGCTCAAACACAAAGACGATGCGGCCCGCTTTGACGATCTGATCGCACAGTGGCGCTCGGCGACCTAA
- a CDS encoding trypsin-like peptidase domain-containing protein, with the protein MTADDPELAIVSIYRDANSADGFIGSGFFISRQLILTARHNLLQQGENYNVLYIGMVKGEDRRVLLQPVVDENLFLLDGLDIALIHLNSPKSKQFYCGMDFSRDHYENGLPVNYYGVDKDEKKVFKLKGNIKNQSALNDKHDAYLVAHLAKPGSSGGAATTLKNGKEVAIGVVIDSDQQMNESRFIPLFYCHAWLEKINKTLRDSVLQAQLDVLKPDNGDIKANALNRSVSRQLQIPIQTVFEASTLFIGRPQKAYGHVLDHLLGSEMRPRSPVKACFCLFQSTEDSLPEFGDALGARLVCKAKEKLPSQLLLTDQAYRFEYMDVNIWGMDEGQDYPNEEYFLDVCLQKVGAILIGSDFQRNQNEELKSFCSRIFVAVQNRQTKPIILLSEGFESGKRISAAGWFSKQRILRKIQRCRRWIENFNQLWQDAALRVNSQDSSLAIVLIFGLWLDPRLMASSTACFSLQPITPNDVQTWLIQVRGLLSDLRPDSSAENNRALTKFKVKFAELQGGETVDYRISFLKFRNDTESIINLTKMNPCNDS; encoded by the coding sequence ATGACAGCCGACGATCCAGAACTAGCTATAGTCAGCATCTACCGCGACGCCAATTCCGCCGATGGTTTCATCGGTAGCGGATTCTTTATTTCCCGGCAATTAATCCTCACCGCCCGGCACAATTTGCTGCAACAGGGTGAAAACTACAACGTACTTTATATCGGCATGGTTAAAGGCGAGGATAGACGGGTACTTTTGCAGCCCGTTGTTGACGAGAATCTGTTCCTATTGGATGGTTTAGATATAGCCCTCATCCACCTGAATAGCCCTAAGTCGAAGCAATTTTATTGCGGGATGGACTTCAGTCGTGACCATTATGAAAACGGTCTGCCCGTGAATTACTACGGCGTGGATAAAGACGAAAAAAAAGTCTTCAAACTAAAGGGAAATATCAAGAACCAGTCCGCGCTCAATGACAAACACGATGCGTATCTCGTTGCTCATTTGGCCAAACCAGGTTCCAGCGGCGGAGCGGCTACGACGCTAAAAAACGGAAAAGAAGTTGCCATTGGCGTAGTCATAGACAGCGACCAACAAATGAATGAATCCAGATTCATACCATTGTTTTACTGTCACGCTTGGTTAGAGAAAATCAACAAAACCTTGCGCGACAGCGTTTTGCAAGCGCAATTAGACGTCTTAAAACCAGATAATGGCGACATCAAGGCTAATGCGCTGAATCGCTCGGTGTCTCGCCAGCTGCAAATACCGATTCAAACTGTGTTCGAAGCTTCGACGTTGTTCATCGGTCGTCCGCAAAAGGCCTACGGGCATGTCCTGGACCATTTGTTAGGTAGCGAAATGAGGCCCAGAAGTCCGGTAAAGGCTTGTTTTTGCCTGTTTCAAAGTACTGAAGACAGTCTGCCGGAGTTCGGCGATGCCTTGGGTGCCCGTTTGGTGTGTAAAGCCAAGGAAAAATTACCTAGCCAGCTTTTACTCACTGATCAGGCTTACCGTTTTGAGTATATGGACGTGAATATCTGGGGCATGGACGAAGGCCAAGATTATCCTAATGAAGAGTACTTTCTCGATGTTTGTTTGCAAAAAGTGGGGGCCATACTCATCGGTTCCGATTTTCAGCGTAATCAAAATGAAGAACTAAAGTCTTTTTGCTCACGAATTTTCGTTGCTGTCCAAAATCGGCAGACGAAGCCGATTATCTTGTTATCGGAAGGTTTTGAGTCCGGCAAACGCATTTCGGCGGCAGGCTGGTTTAGCAAACAGCGGATATTACGCAAGATTCAGCGTTGCCGCCGCTGGATAGAAAATTTTAACCAACTCTGGCAAGACGCCGCTTTGCGCGTCAATAGCCAAGATTCTTCACTGGCGATTGTACTGATATTTGGTCTATGGCTCGATCCGCGCCTGATGGCTTCAAGCACGGCTTGTTTCAGTTTGCAACCAATCACTCCAAATGATGTGCAAACTTGGTTGATACAAGTGAGAGGGCTATTGAGCGATTTAAGGCCAGATTCCAGCGCTGAAAATAACCGGGCATTAACCAAATTCAAGGTCAAATTTGCCGAGCTGCAAGGTGGAGAGACGGTTGACTATCGAATCAGTTTCCTCAAATTCCGTAACGATACCGAAAGCATCATCAATCTAACTAAAATGAATCCTTGCAATGACAGCTAA
- a CDS encoding CU044_2847 family protein — translation MSRTIQPLKFGDQVIYIEVAEVEQHGQDPGEQSRFKPVNALDDIQDAGTKVLSTVKGLCATMQQALADSKPSEWTLEINMGFKGSAGVPFVTQGEANGAVKVTAKWVNK, via the coding sequence ATGTCGCGCACTATCCAACCGCTAAAATTCGGCGACCAAGTCATTTACATCGAAGTGGCCGAAGTCGAGCAACACGGGCAAGATCCCGGCGAGCAAAGTCGTTTTAAACCGGTTAATGCGTTGGATGACATTCAGGATGCCGGGACTAAAGTGCTGAGCACCGTTAAAGGCCTCTGCGCCACCATGCAGCAGGCCTTAGCCGACAGCAAGCCCAGCGAATGGACTTTGGAAATCAACATGGGTTTCAAGGGCAGCGCCGGCGTACCCTTCGTCACTCAAGGCGAAGCCAACGGTGCCGTGAAAGTCACGGCGAAGTGGGTAAACAAGTAA
- a CDS encoding TatD family hydrolase: MTSAIADDVLIDVHCHRASAQGVAIVSVDMSGAAGWALYSDGDAALSPAPLIFEMPSGASGSKPDTVRPSTNSGRPVFEDRADNGRYFSLGMHPWFIERQAQEIAFSRLERLAAHPKVLAIGECGLDKCIATPPARQAEVFSRHIELSEAVGKPLIIHCVRAFAELLQLKKRFAPRQAWIVHGFTGKPALAKQLLQHGCYLSFGKAILLTRPFHPEPVESSTDPGLDTLSSNGIPLIDSTGSLKSASQAAEALKIVPPERLFLETDAAIDVSIGEIYAAAAKILGLDLAELERRIASNFNRVFPHD; this comes from the coding sequence ATGACTTCCGCCATCGCCGACGACGTTTTAATCGACGTGCACTGCCACCGCGCCTCGGCGCAGGGGGTGGCGATTGTCAGCGTGGATATGTCCGGCGCGGCCGGATGGGCATTATATTCGGACGGCGACGCGGCGCTTAGTCCGGCCCCGTTAATCTTCGAGATGCCGTCAGGTGCGAGCGGCTCTAAGCCCGACACGGTGCGTCCTTCGACAAATTCAGGACGACCGGTTTTCGAAGATCGGGCCGATAACGGCCGCTATTTCAGCCTGGGGATGCACCCTTGGTTTATAGAGCGGCAAGCGCAGGAGATAGCTTTTAGCCGGCTGGAACGGCTGGCCGCGCATCCCAAGGTGCTGGCGATAGGCGAATGCGGCTTGGATAAGTGCATAGCCACGCCGCCGGCCAGACAGGCCGAGGTGTTCAGCCGGCACATCGAATTGTCGGAAGCGGTCGGCAAACCATTGATTATTCATTGCGTCAGGGCATTCGCCGAACTGCTGCAATTGAAAAAGCGCTTTGCCCCTCGCCAAGCCTGGATCGTGCATGGCTTTACCGGCAAGCCGGCGTTGGCGAAACAATTGCTGCAACACGGCTGCTATTTGTCGTTCGGTAAAGCGATATTGTTAACCCGGCCTTTTCATCCCGAGCCTGTCGAAAGTAGTACCGACCCGGGCTTGGATACGCTTAGCTCAAACGGAATACCCCTGATCGATAGCACCGGTTCATTAAAGTCCGCTTCGCAAGCCGCCGAAGCGTTGAAAATCGTGCCGCCGGAACGGCTGTTTCTGGAGACCGACGCCGCAATAGACGTTTCGATTGGCGAAATCTATGCGGCAGCGGCTAAAATTCTGGGTTTGGATCTCGCCGAGCTGGAACGGCGAATCGCGAGTAATTTCAACCGGGTATTTCCACATGACTGA
- a CDS encoding tRNA threonylcarbamoyladenosine dehydratase, translating to MTDLGWLSRTELLIGKDKLDALQNAHVLVVGMGGVGSYAAEFVCRAGVGHMTIVDGDVVEASNRNRQLPALATTHGLAKADVMGARLLEINPELQLSIKHEFITPDSAAALLDETRFDYVIDAIDSLTPKIHLIRAAKTRKLKIVSSMGAGGKMDPTRLQVVDISKTYNCPFAQFIRIRLRKHGISRGVKVVFSPEVVNKDSLMFTDGAKYKKSAYGTISYLPAAFGGVCASVAIRQLIAAAHKQAAAISETSELETGA from the coding sequence ATGACTGATTTAGGCTGGCTGTCGCGCACCGAATTATTGATCGGCAAGGACAAACTGGACGCGTTGCAGAACGCGCACGTGTTGGTGGTGGGGATGGGCGGGGTCGGCTCTTACGCGGCGGAATTCGTATGCCGGGCCGGGGTCGGCCATATGACTATCGTCGACGGCGACGTGGTGGAAGCCAGCAACCGCAACCGGCAGTTGCCGGCCTTGGCCACCACCCACGGACTAGCCAAGGCCGACGTGATGGGCGCCCGCTTGCTGGAAATCAATCCCGAGTTGCAACTGAGCATCAAGCACGAATTCATCACCCCGGACAGCGCGGCGGCCTTATTGGACGAAACCCGTTTCGATTACGTGATCGACGCCATCGACAGCCTGACGCCGAAGATTCATTTGATCCGGGCCGCCAAGACGCGCAAATTGAAAATCGTCAGCTCGATGGGGGCCGGCGGCAAGATGGACCCGACCCGCTTGCAGGTGGTGGACATCTCCAAAACCTACAACTGCCCGTTCGCCCAGTTCATCCGCATTCGGCTGCGCAAACACGGCATCAGCCGCGGGGTGAAGGTGGTGTTTTCCCCTGAGGTGGTGAACAAGGATTCGTTGATGTTTACCGACGGCGCCAAGTACAAGAAATCCGCCTACGGCACCATTTCCTACCTGCCGGCCGCGTTCGGCGGGGTGTGCGCCTCGGTGGCAATCCGCCAGTTGATTGCAGCCGCTCACAAGCAAGCCGCCGCGATTTCCGAAACCTCCGAGTTGGAAACCGGCGCATGA
- a CDS encoding protein-methionine-sulfoxide reductase heme-binding subunit MsrQ, with translation MKTPSLSARRLAWLKIGVFVAALLPLAKLIGGGLTDALGANPIERITHDTGYWTLTFLMLTLSATPLRLLFGWYWPVRLRRMLGLFAFFYASLHFLIYLVLDQFFDWQAIGEDILKRPYISIGFSAFLLLIPLAVTSTDNMLRRLGGKRWQALHTLVYYIALGGVVHFAWLVKKDLSRPLAFAAVFLALLLIRWAHRHLRIRLRLKTAQ, from the coding sequence ATGAAAACCCCATCCTTGTCCGCGCGCCGGTTGGCGTGGCTAAAAATCGGCGTTTTCGTAGCGGCGTTACTGCCTTTGGCCAAGTTGATTGGGGGCGGGCTGACAGACGCACTGGGCGCCAATCCCATCGAACGCATTACCCACGATACCGGCTATTGGACATTAACATTTTTAATGCTGACCCTGTCGGCCACGCCGCTGCGCTTGCTGTTCGGCTGGTATTGGCCGGTGCGGCTGCGTCGCATGCTGGGTTTGTTCGCGTTCTTTTACGCCAGCCTGCATTTTCTGATCTATCTGGTATTGGACCAATTCTTCGATTGGCAAGCGATAGGCGAAGACATTCTCAAGCGGCCCTACATCAGCATAGGCTTCAGTGCATTTTTGTTGCTGATACCTTTGGCCGTCACCTCGACTGACAATATGCTGCGCCGCTTAGGCGGCAAACGCTGGCAAGCTTTGCACACGCTGGTGTACTACATTGCGCTGGGCGGGGTGGTGCATTTTGCCTGGCTGGTGAAAAAAGACCTGAGCCGGCCGCTGGCATTTGCCGCGGTCTTTTTGGCTTTGTTATTGATTCGCTGGGCGCATCGGCACCTGCGGATTCGATTGCGCCTGAAAACCGCGCAGTGA
- the msrP gene encoding protein-methionine-sulfoxide reductase catalytic subunit MsrP has protein sequence MKNRLSLSHADITPRQLFDQRRRLLKMAAGASLAAWWPATLLAAEKLAFSTSSAYGLSDEPTPYKAVTGYNNFYEFGTGKEDPARNAHSLRTRPWTVSVEGEVHKPKTFDIDQLLKLAPLEERIYRLRCVEAWSMVIPWIGYPLAELLKQVEPTGKAKFVEFVSLHDTQQMPGQRSSVLDWPYREGLRLDEAMHPLALLTFGLYGELLPNQNGAPVRMVIPWKYGFKSAKAIVKIRLTEHMPVTSWMRAGPDEYGFYANVNPEVDHPRWSQAKERRIGDFLKRPTLMFNGYAEQVAGLYAGMDLRRYF, from the coding sequence ATGAAAAACCGACTATCCCTAAGCCACGCCGACATTACGCCGCGTCAGTTGTTCGACCAGCGCCGCCGCTTGTTGAAAATGGCGGCCGGTGCAAGTTTGGCCGCCTGGTGGCCGGCGACCTTGTTGGCCGCCGAAAAATTGGCATTCTCTACCTCTTCGGCCTACGGCTTGAGCGATGAACCCACCCCATACAAAGCCGTCACCGGCTACAACAATTTCTACGAATTCGGCACCGGCAAGGAAGACCCGGCCCGCAATGCCCATAGTCTGCGCACCCGGCCGTGGACGGTCAGCGTGGAAGGCGAAGTGCATAAGCCGAAGACCTTCGATATCGACCAATTGCTGAAATTGGCGCCGCTGGAAGAGCGCATCTATCGCCTGCGCTGCGTCGAAGCCTGGTCCATGGTGATACCGTGGATAGGCTATCCGCTGGCCGAATTGCTGAAACAGGTCGAGCCCACCGGCAAGGCCAAATTCGTCGAGTTCGTCTCTTTGCACGATACCCAGCAAATGCCGGGGCAGCGCAGCTCGGTGTTGGATTGGCCGTACCGGGAAGGTTTGCGCCTGGACGAAGCCATGCATCCTTTGGCTTTACTGACCTTCGGCCTGTACGGCGAACTATTGCCCAACCAGAACGGCGCGCCGGTACGGATGGTGATTCCGTGGAAATACGGCTTCAAAAGTGCAAAAGCTATCGTCAAAATCCGCTTGACCGAGCACATGCCGGTCACCTCGTGGATGCGGGCCGGACCGGACGAATACGGGTTTTACGCCAACGTCAATCCGGAAGTGGACCACCCGCGCTGGAGTCAAGCCAAGGAGCGCCGCATCGGCGACTTTTTAAAACGGCCGACCTTGATGTTCAACGGCTATGCGGAACAAGTGGCCGGGTTGTATGCGGGTATGGATTTGCGTCGATATTTTTAA
- a CDS encoding DUF7477 domain-containing protein: MSIEVILVLTTIVGLAAYWYLAKSPAPEAEPKAPAAPQSVADSDQVPEAAEGDGQANTEAMPMPVGEIQAESGGDLPPEPEAADVLPQSALPSEPPLAAADKGYYFGRQFPERAIWEAWEAGLHVGQVAYGGGHWFMSFEALGYQDQRWYKGTEFPAELIQQSWNDGFHISAVTYAETAWLVVLSKIGQPTWQRLQFSDDFPGKAIGDAWNDGYRVSALAVGETQWLLVFTSTERSELQRWTLSDDFPEQQIRQGWAEGYYINNLAYGHGTWALFMSNNPSGQNQTWQMLSDQACEDAQSPLGGPSRIVQAVYSDRQWVLIWQQAETGLVEPVSAS, from the coding sequence ATGAGCATCGAGGTTATATTGGTTTTAACCACAATAGTGGGCTTGGCGGCGTATTGGTATTTGGCGAAATCGCCTGCCCCGGAAGCGGAACCCAAGGCACCGGCTGCACCGCAGAGTGTTGCGGATTCGGATCAAGTCCCGGAGGCTGCAGAAGGGGACGGGCAGGCAAACACGGAGGCAATGCCTATGCCGGTTGGCGAGATACAAGCCGAATCCGGCGGCGACTTACCGCCCGAGCCGGAGGCCGCGGATGTACTGCCGCAGTCTGCTTTGCCATCGGAACCGCCGCTTGCGGCTGCCGACAAAGGTTATTATTTCGGCCGCCAATTTCCGGAGCGGGCAATTTGGGAGGCGTGGGAAGCAGGGCTGCATGTCGGGCAAGTCGCCTATGGGGGCGGACATTGGTTTATGAGCTTCGAAGCCCTGGGCTACCAGGATCAACGCTGGTACAAAGGTACGGAATTTCCGGCCGAACTCATTCAACAAAGCTGGAACGATGGTTTTCATATTTCCGCAGTGACTTATGCCGAGACGGCATGGTTGGTCGTGTTGTCCAAAATTGGGCAACCGACCTGGCAGCGTTTGCAATTTTCCGACGACTTTCCGGGTAAGGCAATCGGCGACGCCTGGAACGACGGTTACCGGGTCAGCGCGTTGGCCGTCGGCGAAACCCAATGGTTGCTGGTATTTACGTCGACCGAGCGTAGCGAGCTGCAACGCTGGACCTTGAGCGACGACTTTCCCGAACAGCAAATTCGCCAGGGTTGGGCGGAGGGGTATTACATCAACAATCTAGCCTACGGTCACGGCACATGGGCGTTATTCATGTCCAACAACCCAAGCGGCCAGAACCAGACCTGGCAAATGCTGAGTGACCAAGCATGCGAGGATGCGCAAAGTCCCCTGGGCGGACCAAGCCGAATCGTGCAGGCCGTTTATTCCGACCGGCAATGGGTGTTGATTTGGCAACAAGCCGAAACCGGGTTGGTTGAGCCGGTTAGCGCGTCTTAG
- the smbP gene encoding small metal-binding protein SmbP encodes MNTHINPKTAVLLAATLGLIVSSPAFANPPHAVMALEHAVTAQAHNELGHGNDVKSHLSEALKHAGESEKQHADAHAHTTEAIKHLKETVKHDEMAHTQSGVYATETLRSAESAEQAHASAHAHMSEVVKHLKEAETHNNAGHKDKTAEHLQEAVKHIEETL; translated from the coding sequence ATGAACACCCACATCAATCCCAAAACAGCCGTCCTGCTAGCCGCTACCTTAGGCCTGATTGTAAGCAGCCCGGCATTCGCCAACCCACCCCATGCCGTCATGGCATTGGAGCATGCGGTTACCGCGCAAGCGCATAACGAACTAGGCCACGGCAACGACGTAAAAAGCCACCTGAGCGAAGCGCTCAAACACGCCGGCGAAAGCGAAAAACAACATGCGGACGCGCACGCCCACACGACTGAAGCCATAAAACACCTGAAAGAAACCGTCAAACACGACGAAATGGCTCACACTCAATCCGGAGTCTACGCGACCGAAACGCTTAGAAGCGCCGAATCCGCCGAGCAAGCCCATGCCTCCGCGCACGCCCACATGAGCGAAGTCGTTAAGCATTTGAAAGAGGCCGAAACCCACAACAATGCCGGCCACAAAGACAAAACCGCCGAACATTTGCAAGAAGCGGTCAAACACATCGAAGAAACCTTGTAA
- a CDS encoding DMT family transporter codes for MATVLSSAISQHKHLCGVCLAVLAAIGFSAKAILVKFSYVDSVDAVTLLTLRMLFAAPFFLLTALRYGWRRQAEPISAADHVKLLGLGLLGFYLSSLFDFIGLQFISAGLERLILFLYPTLVLLLSAILLRKPLRRRHLIALATSYAGIILVFVRQIDMQPAGLWQGAAWVFASTLTYSLYLIGTGELVKRVGAARFTAYAMLVACVATVLQFVLTHPPQLLLEVPTRVHRLAVLMALFSTVLPGFMLSASIGLIGSGRTAMIGSVGPVATLIMAYALLDEPMGWLQSVGAGLVLAGVLSLTRKSADE; via the coding sequence GTGGCGACTGTTCTATCTTCGGCAATTTCTCAACATAAACATCTCTGCGGCGTTTGTTTGGCCGTGCTGGCGGCCATCGGCTTTTCCGCTAAGGCTATCTTGGTCAAATTCAGCTATGTCGATTCGGTCGACGCCGTCACGCTGTTGACGTTGAGAATGTTGTTCGCAGCCCCCTTTTTCCTGCTAACCGCCTTGCGGTACGGCTGGCGCCGGCAAGCGGAACCGATTAGCGCCGCAGACCATGTAAAACTCCTGGGGTTAGGGCTATTGGGATTTTACCTGTCGAGTTTGTTCGATTTCATCGGATTGCAGTTTATCTCGGCCGGGCTGGAGCGCCTGATTTTGTTTTTGTACCCGACTTTGGTGCTGTTGTTATCCGCAATACTCCTGCGTAAGCCTTTGCGGCGTCGGCATCTCATTGCGTTGGCGACCAGCTACGCCGGCATAATACTGGTGTTCGTGCGGCAAATAGACATGCAGCCGGCCGGGTTATGGCAGGGAGCGGCTTGGGTATTTGCCAGTACCTTGACTTACTCGCTGTATTTGATCGGTACCGGCGAACTGGTCAAGCGCGTCGGTGCGGCGCGGTTTACCGCGTATGCGATGCTGGTGGCCTGCGTGGCTACGGTACTGCAATTCGTGTTGACGCATCCGCCGCAGCTATTGCTGGAAGTTCCGACTCGGGTTCACCGGCTTGCAGTGTTGATGGCGCTGTTTTCCACCGTGCTGCCCGGGTTTATGTTATCCGCCAGCATAGGTCTGATCGGTTCCGGCCGGACCGCCATGATAGGATCGGTCGGGCCGGTAGCAACCTTGATCATGGCATATGCCTTGTTGGACGAGCCTATGGGCTGGTTGCAAAGCGTCGGTGCGGGCCTGGTATTGGCAGGTGTCTTGAGTTTGACGCGCAAATCCGCCGACGAGTAG
- a CDS encoding agmatine deiminase family protein, with translation MIRFPAEWEPQSAVLVAWPHKTGDFIDMTGVEASYCEIAGTISRFQPFIIVCRDDEHQRHIQGLLKSGDNIHFVQADYDDIWVRDTVFISLEWQHPKAKLQLVNFRFNGWGNKYPHDADNALNLALFAHPIFKGRPTATVSLVLEGGSVESDGQGTLMTTKNCLFNANRNPQLSQEAIAGQVKNYLGAQRILWVEQEHLAGDDTDAHIDTLARFCDANTITYTACDNSDDPHYASLKHMEQQLKGFTTPDGRPYNLVALPLPNPISDESGQRLPANYANFLIINGAVLVPVYGDPNDAVALQRLAPCFPDREILGVPCLPLVQQYGSLHCASMQIPAFVNPNL, from the coding sequence ATGATCCGCTTTCCAGCCGAATGGGAGCCGCAATCCGCCGTGTTAGTTGCCTGGCCGCATAAAACCGGCGACTTTATCGATATGACGGGGGTCGAAGCAAGCTATTGCGAAATCGCCGGCACGATCAGCCGTTTTCAACCCTTTATCATTGTCTGCAGAGACGACGAACACCAACGACATATCCAAGGCCTCCTGAAAAGCGGCGACAACATTCACTTCGTCCAGGCCGATTACGACGATATTTGGGTAAGAGACACGGTATTCATCAGCTTGGAATGGCAACACCCGAAAGCGAAATTACAGTTGGTCAATTTTCGTTTCAACGGCTGGGGCAACAAATATCCGCACGATGCGGACAACGCCCTGAATCTTGCCCTGTTCGCACATCCCATTTTTAAAGGCCGGCCTACGGCGACGGTCAGTTTGGTATTGGAGGGCGGCAGCGTCGAATCGGACGGGCAAGGTACGCTGATGACCACCAAAAACTGTCTGTTCAACGCTAACCGCAACCCTCAGCTATCCCAAGAAGCGATTGCCGGGCAGGTGAAGAATTATCTGGGCGCGCAGCGTATTCTTTGGGTGGAACAAGAACACTTGGCCGGCGACGACACCGACGCCCACATCGACACCTTAGCGCGGTTTTGCGATGCCAACACAATCACCTACACGGCTTGCGACAATAGCGACGACCCGCATTACGCCAGCCTGAAACACATGGAACAGCAACTAAAAGGCTTTACCACCCCGGACGGCCGACCTTACAACTTGGTTGCCCTGCCCTTGCCCAACCCCATATCGGACGAAAGCGGGCAACGCTTGCCCGCCAACTATGCCAACTTCTTGATCATCAACGGCGCAGTGCTGGTACCCGTATATGGCGACCCTAACGACGCAGTCGCCCTCCAGCGCTTGGCACCGTGTTTCCCGGACAGAGAAATTCTGGGCGTTCCGTGCCTTCCGCTGGTTCAGCAATACGGCAGCCTGCATTGCGCCAGCATGCAGATTCCGGCTTTCGTGAATCCGAATCTCTAA